One Luteolibacter flavescens genomic region harbors:
- a CDS encoding YkgJ family cysteine cluster protein, translating into MTVPTRPPSNGSPGNRDVLLDPDHFYVCQRCTACCKWPGDVRIEEDEIGPISSHLGMSEDDFLDRYTRLRTNRNGLSLIERENHECIMLEEGGCRIHAVKPEQCRGFPNKWNFPGWQEVCDAKPIPMADARARGWA; encoded by the coding sequence ATGACCGTGCCGACCCGCCCGCCATCGAATGGCAGCCCGGGCAACCGGGACGTGTTGCTCGATCCCGATCACTTCTACGTCTGCCAGCGCTGCACCGCCTGCTGCAAGTGGCCGGGCGACGTGCGCATCGAGGAAGACGAGATCGGCCCGATCTCCAGCCACCTCGGGATGAGCGAGGATGACTTCCTCGACCGCTACACGCGCCTGCGCACGAATCGCAACGGTCTATCCCTGATCGAGAGGGAGAACCACGAGTGCATCATGCTGGAGGAAGGCGGCTGCCGGATCCACGCGGTGAAGCCCGAGCAGTGCCGCGGCTTTCCTAACAAGTGGAACTTCCCCGGCTGGCAAGAGGTCTGTGACGCCAAGCCGATCCCGATGGCCGACGCGCGGGCGAGGGG
- a CDS encoding integrase catalytic domain-containing protein, with protein MSQSTTREYTEKMRGRYARMTGKTARSRLLDEYVVVTGFERKYAIKVLGGSRRVSGTNRRRGAPKRYDGEVVGRLRELWLVMEQPCGKRMKDMLPLWLGHCADKPGLKKRLLSMGAATIDRCLAASKVAGPKKRLPPRSDAAIKALVEIRAGSWEVGEAGWTEVDTVAHCGGDMGGSFIWSLTSVEILSGWTEVRAIWNRGQHATLEGMKAIEAAQPFDLKGVDSDNGGEFLNHHLHGWLKGRGIKQTRSRPYRKNDQAHVEQKNHTHVRQLLGHDRLGHEELVDPLNELLSLWCLWKNLYSVTMEQVSKRREGSKEIRRHAKKSRTPAERLVSCGKIALERKIWLAAQRRMNNPFEMKAGIERMLAAIWELKERLDGEEDGCFPLRVPGFLRYAPSPLAPARGSTLNQAATVSA; from the coding sequence ATGAGCCAATCCACGACCCGCGAATACACCGAAAAGATGCGCGGCCGCTATGCCCGCATGACCGGCAAGACGGCCCGCAGCCGCTTGCTCGACGAGTATGTGGTCGTGACCGGATTCGAGCGGAAATACGCCATCAAGGTCCTTGGCGGGAGCCGGCGCGTGTCCGGGACGAACCGTCGCCGCGGAGCGCCGAAGCGCTACGACGGGGAGGTTGTCGGACGGTTGCGGGAGCTCTGGCTGGTGATGGAGCAGCCCTGCGGCAAGCGGATGAAGGACATGCTGCCCTTGTGGCTCGGCCACTGCGCGGACAAGCCCGGCCTCAAAAAACGACTGCTGTCGATGGGTGCGGCGACCATCGACCGGTGCCTTGCCGCGTCAAAGGTCGCCGGGCCGAAGAAACGCCTGCCACCGCGCAGCGACGCGGCGATCAAGGCGCTGGTGGAGATCCGCGCCGGGAGCTGGGAGGTCGGCGAGGCGGGCTGGACGGAGGTCGACACCGTGGCGCACTGCGGCGGGGACATGGGCGGGAGCTTCATCTGGAGCCTCACGAGCGTGGAAATCCTCAGCGGCTGGACGGAGGTGCGGGCGATCTGGAACCGTGGCCAGCACGCGACCTTGGAGGGAATGAAAGCCATCGAGGCGGCCCAACCGTTCGATCTGAAGGGCGTGGACAGCGATAACGGCGGGGAGTTTCTCAACCACCACCTGCACGGCTGGCTGAAGGGCCGGGGGATCAAGCAGACCCGGTCCCGCCCGTATCGGAAGAACGACCAGGCGCACGTCGAGCAGAAGAACCACACCCACGTGCGACAATTGCTCGGTCACGATCGCCTGGGGCACGAGGAACTGGTGGATCCGCTCAACGAACTGCTGTCGCTGTGGTGCCTGTGGAAGAATCTCTACAGCGTGACGATGGAGCAGGTGAGCAAGAGGCGCGAAGGCAGCAAGGAGATCCGCCGCCACGCGAAGAAGAGCCGGACCCCGGCGGAGCGTCTGGTATCGTGCGGCAAGATCGCTCTGGAAAGGAAGATCTGGTTGGCCGCGCAGCGGAGGATGAACAATCCGTTTGAAATGAAAGCCGGGATCGAGCGGATGTTGGCGGCGATCTGGGAGTTGAAGGAGCGTCTGGATGGGGAGGAAGACGGGTGCTTCCCCTTGCGGGTGCCGGGGTTCCTGCGCTACGCTCCGTCACCCCTTGCCCCCGCAAGGGGAAGCACCCTGAACCAAGCCGCCACGGTGTCCGCTTAA
- a CDS encoding type II toxin-antitoxin system Phd/YefM family antitoxin — MNTFTSNDAKQKFGEVIELALQEPVSITRHGRPSVVVTSDADYRELLEFKYSRLQEEVAKGFDSFKDARKSSPSVDEIAAKVLKKASKH; from the coding sequence ATGAACACTTTTACCTCAAACGACGCGAAGCAGAAATTCGGAGAGGTGATCGAGTTGGCTCTTCAAGAGCCGGTTTCGATCACGCGCCATGGTCGTCCCTCCGTCGTGGTTACTTCAGATGCGGATTACCGGGAGTTGCTTGAGTTCAAGTATTCAAGGCTGCAGGAAGAGGTGGCGAAGGGATTCGACAGCTTTAAAGACGCCAGGAAATCCTCGCCTTCCGTCGACGAGATCGCGGCGAAGGTTTTGAAGAAGGCTTCAAAGCATTGA
- a CDS encoding phytoene/squalene synthase family protein produces the protein MASSGAGSLGAVSRLDRHVLQSVSRSFYLSLRLLPQPMRPATSTGYLLARASDTLADTADVPVDERLDLLDGFAAELEGKGTAWRDRKLRSFAEKQTHPGEQVLLERLDDCFAALSELDRLQADAVREVLATIVSGQRLDLIRFEEASRERPVALKSEAELEDYCYRVAGCVGAFWTRIGLLTMGCDFSNSDPDDLRDLGVRYGMGLQLVNILRDLPEDLANGRCYLPAADPGDREEMARLRNEWLDHAAVWLESGRRYGTRLNQWRVRAASVLPALIGEDTVTLLKADPTFPAGGAKVKVTRKQVRRSMWRACWWRKRP, from the coding sequence ATGGCCAGCTCCGGTGCGGGCTCTCTCGGCGCGGTGTCCCGACTCGACCGTCACGTTTTACAAAGCGTCTCGCGCTCCTTTTACCTGAGCTTGAGATTGCTCCCGCAGCCGATGCGCCCGGCGACCTCCACCGGGTACCTGCTCGCGCGAGCCAGTGACACGCTGGCCGATACGGCGGACGTCCCGGTGGACGAACGGCTTGACCTGCTCGATGGCTTCGCTGCCGAGCTGGAAGGGAAGGGCACGGCCTGGCGGGACCGGAAGCTGCGGTCGTTTGCCGAGAAGCAGACGCACCCGGGCGAGCAGGTCCTGCTGGAGCGACTCGACGATTGCTTCGCGGCTCTCTCGGAGCTCGACCGCCTGCAGGCGGATGCCGTGCGGGAAGTGCTGGCCACCATCGTCAGCGGGCAGCGTCTCGACCTGATTCGCTTTGAAGAAGCCAGCCGCGAGCGCCCGGTGGCGCTGAAAAGCGAAGCCGAGCTGGAGGATTATTGCTACCGCGTCGCGGGCTGCGTGGGTGCCTTTTGGACACGCATCGGCTTGCTCACGATGGGCTGCGATTTTTCAAACTCCGATCCCGATGATCTCCGCGATCTAGGCGTGCGCTACGGCATGGGACTGCAGCTCGTGAACATCCTCCGCGATCTTCCCGAAGACCTCGCCAATGGCCGCTGCTATCTGCCTGCTGCGGATCCCGGAGATCGCGAGGAAATGGCCAGGCTGCGCAACGAGTGGCTGGACCACGCTGCCGTCTGGCTGGAATCCGGCCGCCGCTACGGCACAAGGCTGAACCAATGGCGCGTCCGGGCCGCCTCCGTGCTTCCCGCGCTGATCGGGGAAGATACCGTTACCCTGCTCAAGGCCGACCCCACCTTCCCCGCCGGTGGAGCAAAGGTGAAGGTCACCCGCAAGCAAGTCCGCCGCTCCATGTGGCGTGCCTGCTGGTGGCGGAAGCGCCCGTGA
- a CDS encoding peptidoglycan recognition protein family protein, protein MKYPFVVAMLALSAVCFHCSQVEPLNGSDEIVGSFGIPAPGSAPRTPVSAPASSVSASGLAREINLKVDMVARGTHGRKVVRPMKPRYITIHSTQNYSADASRHSLALKRGALRSPKRKGGNRIGYMIWHFTVDDKVAIQHMPVSEQGEHADFDGPGNRLSIGIEMCEHRGSNRSVTIERTAKLTAKLMREQGIPLSRVVPHYHWPRRGKTPPNKNCPHFLLDNGRPGTKWRWFLSRVDYHYKRAYQHNYVAR, encoded by the coding sequence ATGAAATATCCGTTTGTCGTGGCGATGCTGGCCCTGTCGGCGGTGTGCTTCCATTGCAGCCAGGTTGAGCCGCTGAATGGCAGCGATGAGATCGTCGGATCATTTGGCATCCCAGCGCCGGGATCGGCCCCGCGGACTCCGGTGTCCGCACCGGCGAGCAGCGTTTCCGCGTCCGGCTTGGCTAGGGAGATCAACCTGAAGGTGGACATGGTCGCCCGCGGCACCCATGGGCGGAAGGTGGTGAGGCCGATGAAGCCGCGCTACATCACGATCCACTCCACGCAGAACTACTCCGCAGATGCATCGCGGCACTCGCTCGCGCTCAAGCGCGGTGCGCTGCGCTCGCCGAAGCGCAAGGGCGGGAACCGCATCGGCTACATGATCTGGCACTTCACCGTGGATGACAAGGTGGCCATCCAGCACATGCCCGTCTCCGAGCAAGGGGAGCACGCGGACTTCGACGGTCCTGGCAACCGCCTTTCGATCGGCATCGAGATGTGCGAACACCGCGGCAGCAACCGCAGCGTGACCATCGAGCGCACGGCCAAGCTCACCGCGAAGCTGATGCGCGAGCAGGGCATCCCGCTCAGCCGCGTGGTGCCCCACTACCACTGGCCGCGGCGCGGGAAGACCCCGCCGAACAAGAATTGCCCGCACTTCCTGCTAGATAATGGCCGCCCCGGAACGAAGTGGCGCTGGTTCCTCAGCCGCGTGGACTATCACTACAAGCGCGCCTACCAGCACAACTACGTGGCTCGATGA
- a CDS encoding type II toxin-antitoxin system RelE/ParE family toxin, which translates to MAAYFLSPLAVADLEGILEYTLANWGEEQFDRYRKAMTLALESLARTPLARGSKARDDLMQGCRFFRVEHHYIVYRSSPHGIEVGRILHERMNFELQVEGDPFTG; encoded by the coding sequence GTGGCGGCATACTTCCTTTCTCCTCTGGCGGTCGCGGATCTGGAGGGTATCCTTGAATACACCTTGGCAAACTGGGGTGAAGAGCAGTTCGATCGCTATCGCAAGGCTATGACCTTGGCATTGGAATCCTTGGCCCGGACCCCGCTCGCGAGAGGCAGCAAGGCGCGCGACGATTTGATGCAGGGGTGCCGGTTCTTCCGGGTGGAGCATCATTACATCGTCTATCGCTCATCACCGCATGGAATCGAGGTTGGCCGCATTCTCCACGAGCGGATGAACTTCGAACTGCAAGTTGAGGGAGATCCGTTTACGGGCTGA
- a CDS encoding glycoside hydrolase family 43 protein, which produces MNPLLGLFSIGRRLLTLAALVASLHAAEPMTSIRSGEVWQDTDGEMINAHGGGVLFHEGTYYWYGEMKQGETYLPEVNKSWGGTRVDVTGVSCYSSTDLMNWKKEGNVLPPVKDDPASDLHPGKVLERPKVIYNAKTKKFVMWFHADTLDYAAAACGVAVSDTPTGPFKYLGSFRPNKGVWPVNVTEADKKDPKAALARDLERGQMARDLTVFVDDDGKGYLFAASEDNATLHISELTDDYLKTTGKYVRVFPGREMEAPAVFKRGGRYYLIASGCTAWAPNAARSAVADSIWGPWKELGNPCQGDKADITFQSQGTYVLPVGGKSDKLIFMADRWNKDNLPDSRYVWLPIGFEGEKPVLHWLGEWRPE; this is translated from the coding sequence ATGAATCCTCTCCTTGGTCTTTTTTCGATTGGTCGGCGTTTGCTGACGCTCGCTGCGCTCGTTGCCTCCTTGCATGCCGCGGAGCCGATGACTTCCATCCGATCCGGGGAGGTGTGGCAGGATACGGACGGCGAGATGATCAATGCCCACGGTGGCGGCGTCCTTTTCCATGAGGGCACCTACTACTGGTATGGCGAGATGAAGCAGGGAGAGACCTACTTGCCGGAGGTGAACAAGTCCTGGGGCGGCACGCGTGTCGATGTCACCGGCGTCTCCTGCTACTCTTCCACCGACCTGATGAATTGGAAGAAGGAGGGCAACGTGCTGCCTCCGGTGAAGGACGATCCCGCAAGTGACCTGCACCCGGGCAAGGTCCTCGAACGGCCTAAGGTGATCTACAATGCGAAGACGAAGAAATTCGTGATGTGGTTCCACGCGGACACCTTGGACTACGCCGCGGCGGCTTGTGGTGTGGCGGTATCGGACACGCCGACCGGGCCCTTTAAGTATCTCGGCAGCTTCCGGCCCAACAAGGGAGTGTGGCCGGTGAACGTGACCGAGGCGGACAAGAAGGACCCGAAAGCGGCGCTCGCCCGCGATCTCGAGCGCGGTCAGATGGCGCGCGATCTCACCGTCTTCGTGGATGACGATGGCAAGGGCTACCTCTTCGCCGCATCCGAGGACAATGCGACGCTCCACATTTCGGAGCTCACTGACGATTACCTGAAGACGACGGGCAAGTATGTGCGCGTCTTCCCGGGCCGGGAGATGGAAGCCCCGGCGGTCTTCAAGCGTGGCGGCAGATATTACCTCATCGCTTCCGGTTGCACCGCATGGGCGCCGAATGCCGCGCGCTCCGCGGTGGCTGACTCGATCTGGGGTCCGTGGAAGGAACTGGGAAATCCCTGCCAGGGAGACAAGGCGGACATCACCTTCCAGTCCCAAGGGACCTACGTGCTGCCGGTAGGAGGGAAGTCGGACAAGCTGATCTTCATGGCGGATCGCTGGAACAAGGACAACCTGCCCGACTCCCGCTACGTGTGGCTTCCCATCGGCTTCGAGGGGGAGAAGCCGGTGCTTCACTGGCTGGGAGAGTGGCGTCCGGAGTGA
- a CDS encoding protein kinase domain-containing protein yields the protein MPSPDVNRLQVVGPAGTGACGRMFRARDESGRELAVKILNPSAVNPALLEETARRFEEGGWPSGVLEELGADYHGKQLLRITRFLADDVDGESVPRSLQHRLARFPGDDSWPVVLEILRALAAMHDRQVAHGNLKPGNVFFDDDGKVVLTDWALGNMPGVQTLEYTDAILYQPPEQLRDPSGYVREKGYRWDVFAFGVLAYRLITGAFPRCTETFDEVAPAPGVTRREGIAANLKSIAKMIEGKPEITWPDAPANPLESAYREHIERCLSFNPALRPANAGAVLRLFEADEKAISEEQLRESLLDQHRRARRSAWRAHVVGGVMAGVALVFSLMWTIKTKELDAEERGRRNDIARLESERKVAETMRSDSDGVLDRERKELQYQKDLWLARLEASRATGDHLFTWAMEKGQRKLPPLDGREHRLKRLESYFEEFISRTEGVESLKEERARVRLQLAEVSLGRGDPKVAAERLKEALASSSDLPAGPDLDLRLATDRLLLALLLQDRNDPEADAAFVTARQSLEAVPQASVDADRVQQLLAVLDFHESKLLAAEGKDDAALNQLHRATQSLSKLSEQRPDATVLRSELASCFLDSATILDAIGEMGSAREVRAQASEELLDLLKKEPGNLDLRQELAGCYGGMAEAAYLSGDMGSASSMSGAAVKLLEELMAQQPDRSETRSMLAGQYGLMAGILRDRGETKAARKHLDDGILLVEQIAVSESSDPTAKYRLAWLLWQKGRMVGADGARAQEIELETRAADIVRKLLASDDSGVLRAEQVRRSFGYILGDLGHAAQLADKPELAQAAFGEAVAVWTQLNRERPQNEEYEEGLAWCQQRLKEL from the coding sequence ATGCCATCTCCGGACGTGAATCGCTTGCAGGTCGTGGGTCCCGCGGGAACCGGGGCTTGTGGGCGGATGTTTCGCGCCCGCGACGAGAGCGGACGGGAGCTTGCGGTGAAGATCCTCAACCCGTCTGCGGTGAACCCGGCCCTCCTGGAGGAAACCGCCCGACGCTTCGAGGAGGGCGGTTGGCCGTCCGGGGTGCTGGAAGAACTGGGTGCCGACTACCATGGCAAGCAACTGCTGAGGATCACCCGCTTCCTCGCCGATGATGTGGATGGCGAGTCGGTGCCGCGATCCTTGCAGCATCGTCTTGCCCGTTTCCCCGGTGATGATTCCTGGCCGGTGGTGCTGGAGATCCTGCGCGCGCTGGCTGCAATGCACGATCGCCAAGTGGCGCACGGCAACCTGAAGCCCGGCAATGTCTTCTTCGACGATGACGGGAAGGTGGTGCTCACCGATTGGGCCCTCGGAAACATGCCGGGCGTCCAGACGCTCGAATACACCGACGCGATCCTCTATCAGCCGCCGGAACAGCTCCGCGATCCCTCCGGCTATGTGCGGGAAAAGGGCTACCGCTGGGATGTCTTCGCCTTTGGGGTGCTCGCCTACCGGTTGATCACCGGGGCTTTCCCGCGATGCACGGAGACCTTTGACGAGGTGGCACCTGCACCTGGCGTCACCCGCCGAGAGGGCATTGCCGCGAATCTCAAGAGCATCGCCAAGATGATCGAGGGCAAGCCGGAGATCACGTGGCCGGATGCTCCTGCCAATCCCTTGGAGAGCGCCTACAGAGAGCACATCGAGCGTTGTCTCTCGTTCAATCCCGCTCTGCGGCCTGCGAATGCGGGAGCGGTGCTGCGTTTGTTCGAGGCGGATGAGAAGGCGATCTCCGAGGAGCAACTGAGGGAATCGCTGCTCGACCAGCATCGCCGTGCCCGCCGCAGTGCTTGGCGCGCCCATGTCGTTGGCGGAGTGATGGCCGGTGTCGCGCTGGTCTTCTCCCTGATGTGGACCATCAAGACGAAGGAGCTAGACGCCGAGGAAAGGGGACGCCGCAATGACATCGCCCGCCTCGAATCCGAGCGGAAGGTCGCGGAGACGATGCGATCCGACTCCGATGGCGTGCTGGATCGCGAGCGCAAGGAACTGCAATACCAGAAGGACCTTTGGCTAGCCCGGCTCGAAGCGTCACGCGCGACCGGCGACCACCTCTTCACCTGGGCGATGGAGAAGGGGCAACGGAAGCTGCCACCGCTCGATGGCCGGGAGCACCGCCTGAAGCGGCTCGAAAGCTATTTCGAGGAATTCATCAGCCGGACCGAAGGTGTGGAATCGCTGAAGGAGGAGCGTGCGCGTGTCCGCCTCCAACTCGCCGAGGTGTCGCTTGGCAGGGGAGATCCGAAGGTGGCTGCCGAGCGGCTGAAGGAAGCGCTCGCCTCATCCTCCGACCTGCCTGCGGGACCGGATCTGGATCTGCGCCTGGCCACTGACCGACTGCTGCTCGCACTGCTTTTGCAAGACCGCAATGATCCCGAGGCCGACGCGGCTTTTGTGACCGCCCGCCAGTCTCTGGAAGCGGTGCCGCAGGCCTCGGTTGATGCGGACCGCGTGCAGCAATTGCTCGCCGTGCTGGATTTCCACGAGTCGAAGTTGCTTGCCGCGGAAGGAAAGGACGACGCCGCGCTGAACCAACTCCACCGCGCCACCCAGTCGCTGTCCAAGTTGTCCGAGCAGCGGCCGGACGCCACGGTGCTGAGATCGGAGCTCGCGAGTTGTTTCCTGGACTCGGCCACCATCCTCGATGCCATCGGCGAGATGGGCAGTGCTCGTGAGGTCCGCGCGCAGGCATCGGAAGAGCTGCTGGACTTGCTCAAAAAGGAACCCGGGAATCTGGATCTCCGGCAAGAACTCGCCGGCTGCTACGGCGGCATGGCAGAGGCAGCCTACCTCTCCGGCGACATGGGCTCGGCCAGCTCGATGTCGGGTGCCGCGGTGAAGCTTCTGGAAGAGCTGATGGCGCAGCAACCGGACCGGTCCGAGACCCGCTCGATGCTCGCCGGGCAGTATGGTCTGATGGCGGGGATTCTGCGGGACCGCGGCGAAACGAAGGCGGCGCGGAAGCATCTCGACGACGGAATTCTCCTCGTGGAGCAAATCGCGGTGAGCGAGTCATCAGACCCTACAGCGAAGTATCGTCTCGCCTGGCTGCTCTGGCAAAAGGGTCGTATGGTCGGGGCCGATGGCGCCCGGGCCCAAGAGATCGAGCTGGAAACCCGTGCGGCGGACATCGTGCGGAAGCTCCTCGCGAGCGACGACTCCGGCGTGCTGCGTGCCGAGCAGGTCCGGCGTTCCTTTGGCTACATCCTCGGGGATCTCGGGCATGCCGCGCAATTGGCCGACAAGCCGGAACTCGCGCAGGCAGCCTTCGGCGAGGCCGTCGCCGTGTGGACCCAGCTCAATCGCGAGCGTCCGCAGAATGAAGAGTACGAAGAAGGCCTGGCGTGGTGCCAGCAACGGCTCAAGGAGCTGTGA